The following proteins are co-located in the Thermovirga sp. genome:
- a CDS encoding YggS family pyridoxal phosphate-dependent enzyme — protein LPVLSMGMSDDFEYAVMEGSTMVRIGTALFGRRQY, from the coding sequence CTTCCTGTTCTCTCCATGGGCATGAGCGACGACTTTGAATATGCCGTGATGGAAGGGAGCACCATGGTGCGAATAGGGACCGCCCTTTTCGGCAGGAGACAATATTGA
- a CDS encoding DivIVA domain-containing protein, translating into MADLLTVLDIERINFSKAMRGYNPEEVEDFLEKVAGSLQAYSERIKTLEVQLSRFDEQIREYTELKQSLQEALVLAQKSAEERVSSAEIKAEVIIAESEAQAHKIVINAKDRVDVHKRDIQRLRQVRYQFVAEFKGLLAKFGSMLNSLEAPAEEEEGKGEGESHQ; encoded by the coding sequence TTGGCAGACCTGTTGACCGTTCTTGATATCGAGAGGATCAATTTCAGCAAGGCCATGAGGGGCTATAATCCCGAGGAGGTCGAGGATTTCCTTGAAAAGGTAGCCGGAAGCCTGCAGGCTTACTCGGAAAGGATTAAGACCCTGGAAGTGCAGCTTTCAAGGTTTGATGAACAGATCAGGGAATACACAGAATTGAAGCAGTCCCTGCAGGAAGCCCTCGTCCTAGCGCAGAAGAGCGCCGAAGAAAGAGTGAGCAGTGCCGAAATCAAGGCCGAGGTTATCATCGCCGAGTCCGAGGCCCAGGCTCACAAGATCGTCATCAACGCAAAGGACAGGGTGGACGTCCACAAGCGGGATATCCAGAGGCTGAGGCAGGTCCGTTACCAGTTCGTGGCTGAGTTCAAGGGCCTGCTTGCCAAGTTCGGGTCCATGCTGAATTCGCTGGAGGCTCCTGCGGAGGAAGAAGAGGGCAAAGGGGAAGGAGAGAGCCATCAGTGA